Proteins encoded within one genomic window of Ctenopharyngodon idella isolate HZGC_01 chromosome 6, HZGC01, whole genome shotgun sequence:
- the slc25a55a gene encoding solute carrier family 25 member 55a isoform X2 has translation MVVGNVCLLICDQLWCGFLNPLFVCLLGAAVNLTLVTPEKAIKLAANDFFRYHLSKDGRGLTVFKEMLAGCAAGMCQVVITTPMEMLKIQLQDAGRLAAQQRKPGIIPPNRLATTNAVLSRSYNVVPNTSPRAISATQIARELLHTQGIQGLYKGLGATLLRDVPFSIVYFPLFANLNKLGKASPDDAAPFYWSFISGCVAGSTAAVAVNPCDVVKTRLQSLSKGANEETYSGIIDCFSKIWKREGPSAFLKGAGCRALVIAPLFGIVQVMYFIGVGEFILSQSPLKLISD, from the exons ATGGTGGTGGGGAATGTGTGTTTGCTGATCTGTGATCAGTTGTGGTGTGGTTTTCTTAAccctttgtttgtttgtcttttagGTGCTGCAGTTAATCTAACACTGGTCACTCCTGAGAAGGCCATCAAACTGGCAGCCAATGACTTCTTCCGGTACCACCTCTCCAAAGATGG GAGAGGGCTGACTGTATTTAAAGAGATGTTGGCTGGATGTGCTGCTGGCATGTGCCAGGTTGTCATCACTACTCCAATggagatgctgaaaattcaactacAGGATGCTGGGAGACTAG CTGCACAGCAGAGAAAACCAGGCATCATCCCTCCAAATAGACTGGCGACCACAAACGCAGTGTTGAGTCGCTCCTACAACGTGGTACCCAACACCTCACCCAGGGCAATATCTGCCACCCAGATCGCAAGAGAGTTACTACACACTCAAGGCATTCAGGGGCTCTACAAAGGCCTTGGAGCAACTTTATTGAG AGACGTACCTTTCTCTATTGTCTACTTCCCTCTCTTTGCAAATTTAAACAAGTTGGGCAAGGCCTCCCCTGATGATGCCGCACCATTTTATTGGTCATTCATCTCTGGATGTGTTGCGGGCTCCACAGCTGCTGTTGCTGTTAACCCATGTGATG tgGTTAAGACCAGGCTGCAGTCTCTGAGCAAAGGAGCCAATGAGGAAACCTACAGTGGCATAATCGACTGTTTCAG CAAGATCTGGAAGCGAGAAGGGCCGTCTGCTTTCCTGAAGGGTGCGGGTTGCAGAGCTCTCGTCATCGCACCGCTGTTTGGCATCGTGCAGGTCATGTACTTCATCGGTGTCGGAGAGTTTATCTTGAGCCAGTCCCCGCTAAAGCTAATCTCTGACTGA